The genomic window ACCATCTGCGGGTCTATTTCTAAAAGATGAAGCTCTTTGAAGTTCTTTTTTAGGATTTCTTTCGTTAGGTTTCCAGTGCCTGGACCTATCTCAACCACTATGTCCTCCTCTTGGAGTTCCAAAAACTCCACTATGCGTTCAAGGACACCCTTTGCCACAAGAAGGTGTTGACCAAGATGTTTTTTAAGCTTCATGCTTTATAATTTTAGGCATGTTTCTTTTCCTCTTGCCTTATAGTAGGCTTCAAAAGAAGTTGGTCTTTAAAAATTGTGATGAGAGCAGGTTTACACTTGAGGAGTTTGAGCCTCTTGCAAGGTCTATTGAAAAGGAGTTTGTCAAAGACCACTCTCTTGCACCTTTGTATAGAAGATTTAGGAATGTTTTTTGGGAAAGTCTTGAGCTGTGGGTCTTGCCTCCTCCTGTGGTTAGATACATAGAGGAAAATTCCTGGGTCTTGTCTCCTTTGTATGGTCTTGTTAAACCTACCGCTTGCATTCCCTTTGCACCTGTATCTTGGAAGGAATTTTATGGAGGGAAAACTCTTATGGATTTCTGGAAAGAACACATAAGAAACCTCTCAAAAAAGCTCCTTTCTGAAAAGGTTGTCGTTTCCTTTCTTGGTAAACCTTATGAGAAACTCTTTGACCTAAAATATGCCAAAGGCTTTTTGAGCTTTGAGTATTATAGGAAAGAACAGAAGGTAAAATTACCCTATAAACACTATGCCTATACGCTAAGATACATAGCTGAGAAGAACTTGAGCCTTTCTGAGCTTGAGAAGATAAACTTCTATGACTACAAGGTGGAAAGTATAAGGAGCGTGGATAATAAAACTGTAGTGTTTATGAGGTCGGAGGGTAGGTATGAAATCTGATACATATATCTCCATAGTTATACCTGCCTACAACGAAGAAGACAACATACCCATACTCTATGAAAAGCTAAAAGGAGTTCTTGAAAGGCTTGGAAGAGAGTATGAGATTATTTTTGTGGATGATGGTTCTGTAGACAGGACTTGGGAAAGGCTAAAAGATATAGCGGAAAAAGACCAAAGAGTAAAGCTAATACGCTTTAGGAAAAACTACGGACAGACCGCTGCCATGTATGCGGGCTTTCAGCACGTTAGCGGAGAGGTAGTCATAACCATGGATGCAGACCTTCAAAATGACCCAGAGGACATTCCCATGCTCCTGCAAAAGCTGGAAGAGGGCTACGACATAGTAAGCGGGTGGCGAAAAGACAGAAAAGACCCCTTCCTCTCCAGAAAGCTCCCCTCTATGATAGCTAATTGGATAATCTCAAAGGTAACTGGTGTGGAGCTTCATGACTACGGATGCACTTTAAAGGCTTACAGGGCGGACATAATAAAAAGGCTTGAGCTATACGGAGACATGCATAGGTTTCTGCCTGCACTTACAAAAAGGCTTGGAGCGAAGATAACAGAAATTCCAGTAAGGCATCATCCAAGATTGTATGGAAAGTCAAAGTATGGTATTGGTAGGACTGTAAGGGTTATTCTTGATATTTTCTTAGTAAAGTTTCTCAACGAATACATAAACAAGCCCATGTATGTGTTTGGCACGGTGGGCTTTGCCCTTTTGAGCCTTGGATTGCTTATGCTTTTCTACCTTGTTTTCATAAAGCTCTTTCTTGACGAGGAGATTGGAAGAAGACCTCTGCTTATACTGAGCGTCCTCTTTACCCTTGCGGGCATACAGCTTCTTTCCACCGGCATAATAGCGGAGCTTCTTGTGAGGATATACTACAGAACAAAGGAAGATAAACCCTTTGTAGTGGAAGAAAAGGTCAATCTTTAAACAAAAACCTATGACCACCTTCATTGAAGCCTTTTCATATTTATGCTTAACTAATAATTAACACCATGAAAAACATTGATATTGACCTAAGATTGCTTGAGCTCTTCTGTTGTGTATATGAGAAGGGTAGCCTATCTGAAAGCTCTAACTGTCTACACCTCTCTCAGTCCACTATAAGTTTCCATATGCATCAGCTTGAAAAGTCCATAGGACTAAAGCTCTTTTATCGCAAGGGAAGGAGGCTCCTGCCCACAAGCAACGCCCACATGCTCTATCCCTACGCAAGAAAATTGCTTGAGCTAAAGCTCTCTGTGATAGAAGAGATAAGGCTTCTGACGGGTTCTTACAAGGGCTACATAAAAATAGGAGCAAGCTCCATACCGGGAAGCTACCTACTTCCACATTTTATAAGCAGGTATCTTAACAAAAACCCAAGCACCCAAATAGACCTGATAGTGGAGGATTCGGAGATAGTGCTCAGTAGGCTTGAAGCTGGGGAAGTAGACATAGGCTTTACAGGCTTTGTTCAGCAAGACAGAAGGATGGTAATAAGGGAGGTTTGGGAGGACAGCATACTTTTTGTCGGTGGCAAGGATGTGAAGGATTGGCTTACCTTAGAAGAGCTTACCAAGATGCCCTTTGTTCTGAGGGAGGAGACCTCGGGCACAAGGAAGTTTGTGGAAGGCTTTTTGAACTCTGTGGGGGTGGATGTGAGAAGCCTAAATGTGGTTCTTGTAGTGAACAAGAATGAGGTCATATTGGACGTATTAAAAAACATAAGGGCGGTTTCCTACCTCTCTTCCCATGTGCTGAAAGGGTCTGATGCGTCCGAAATACGTGTCCTAAGGGTTCAGGGTTTGGAAATACCTAAGAGGAAGTTCTACATGGTCTATAGCAAGGACAGACCACAGAGCCCGGCGGTTAAGAACTTTCTTGAGGAGTTCAGTAAATTCCTACAAGAGGTAAGCGTCTAAACTTCCGCACCCTCCAGTATGCGGTCGCAACCGCAGGTTCTATTCTCTGGTAGTCTCTTTATAAACTCAACTATCAACTTGCCTATTTCTTGCTCTTTTTCTTTCATAAGACTTATAACCTCATCGCTGGTTAACCTGTAGCCCGCTATACCTGCTGCAGGGTTTGCCACTATGCATATGCTTGCATAACACATGGTGAGCTCCCTTGCAAGGACCACCTCGGGATAGCCTGTCATACCTACCACATCACCACCGAGCCTCTCTATAGCCCTTATCTCCGCTGGTGTTTCAAACCTTGGACCCTCTGTGCAGGCGTAAACGCCAGAGGGATGGTAGGTAAGTTTTAGGTCCTCTAAAACTTCAAAGAGAAGGTTTCTCATCTGAGGGCAGTATAGTTGGCTTGCGTCTATGTGAACTACCTTTCCTTCTTTCAATAGTTTGGCTACCTTGTCATCACCATCCACAGGTAGAGAAAACTTACCTTCATAAAAGGTGTCTTTTCTGTTTTTTGTGAGGTCAAGAAGGTCATCAATCACCACAAAATCTCCTGCTTTAAAGGTTTTGTTTATACCACCGACCGCAGACACAGCCAAAATTCTCTTTACACCAAGCTCCCTCAAAGCCCAGAGGTTCGCTCTATATGGCACAAGGTGAGGAGGGTATACGTGCCCTTCACCGTGCCTTGAGATGAAGGCGAGCTCCCTATCTCCTACTCTGACTATTACCACTTCAGAGGAAGGTTCACCAAAAGGCGTCCTTACTCTAAGTTTTTTCACTATTTCAAAGCCTTCAAGTTTATAAAGTCCACTGCCACCTATTACACCTATCATAGCTCCCTCGAAGGACAAAGGTCATAAAGAGGACACTCATGGTGTTTAGGCTTTTGTGCGGTGCATATATACCTTCCAAGAAGAACAAGGAGGTTAGAGAATTTCCCCCACTGTTCCCTTGGGACTATTTTCATTAGGTCTTTTTCTATCTTTTCAGGTTTTTTCTCCTTTGTTAGACCCAGTCTTTGACTAACCCTTGACACATGCGTATCTACCGCAATGCCTTCGTTCTTTCCAAAGGCGTTGTATAGGATAATGTTGGCACTTTTTCTGCCTATTCCAGGCAGGCTTGTGAGAGCTTCCATACTGTCTGGAACTTGTCCTCCAAACCTTTCCACTATATGCTGACAGGCGGACTTTATAAACTTTGCCTTGTTTTTATAGTAGTTTATGGAGCTTATATCCCTTTCTAACTCCTCTAAGGGTGCTTTAAGATAGTCTTCACAGCTTCTATATTTCTTAAATAATTTCTCGGTCAGTTGATTTACCTTTTTGTCTGTTGACTGTGCTGCAAGTATGACGGCCACCAGTAGCTCAAGCGGGTTTGAAAAGTTTAGTTCAAGTCTATCTGGAAACACCTTATCAAGCCTTAAAAGGATTTCCTGCACCATTTTAGGTCTGATAGAATTATATCACGAGGGTTTACTTGGATGCACCTATGGTGTCAAGAATAGGCTCTATTTTGAAAAGGTTCTAAAGGAAAAGGTAAGTAGATACAAGATGTTTGGCGTGCCTCGTTTAGTAGATGGGGTTGAGAAAAAGGAAGAGCTTGAGTTTTTCCTTGAGCTTGACGTGGACTTCATTCAAGGCTTTATATTTTCCAAGCCAGAGCCTTATCCCAAAATAAGACAGATAGAGGAGTTGGCATATAATAGTATTTCGTCCTATTAAAGTAGGAGGTATTTGGCATGAAAACTCTTGCCTATGGCTTCCCAAAGCTTGGAGAGAAAAGGGAGTTCAAAAGCCTTCTTGAAAACTTCTGGAAGGGCAAGATATCAGAGCAGGATTTCATAGATGGCATGAACTCTTTGAGGGATTGGATTGCTGGGCTCTACAGCCAGTATGTAGACCTTTTTCCTTCTGGAGACCTTTCTTACTATGACTTTATGTTGGATATGTCCATAACCCTTGGTGCAATTCCCAGAAGGTTTGGAGAATACAAGGGTCTTGAGACCTACTTCCAGATGGCACGGGGCGGTCAGGCTCTTGAGATGACAAAATACTTCAATACCAACTATCACTACCTTGTTCCAGAGCTTGAGGGCAAAAACTTTAGGCTTTTCAAAAACATACCCCTTGAGGAATACTCATATTTAAAGGACAAAGGATACGAGGCTTTTCCAAAGGTAATAGCACCCTACACTTTCCTTAAGCTTTCAAAGGTCTTGAAAAGGTCTTCTCTGTCAGATTTGCCTCTTTATGAGCTTTCAAAGTTGGAAGGTCAAAAGGACTTTGAGGAATATCTCAATGCGGTGTTTCCAGCTTACGAAGAGTTGCTCAAGGCACTAAGTTCTGCGGGTGCACAGGTGGTGATAATGGAAGACCCTGCTTTGTGTCTTGATATGCAAGATTGGGAGTGGGACCTGGTGCATGAGACCTATGCTTGCTTGAGCAAGTATGTAGACCTTTATGTGATAACCTACTATGACAGCGTTTCTAACTACAAGAGGTTTGTGGAACTTCCTGTCAAGGCTCTTGGTTTTGACTTAGTTTCCAACAGAGAAAACCTTGAAAATCTAAGAAAGGAAGGCTTTCCAGAGGATAAGGTTTTAATAGCGGGCATTATAAACGGCAGGAATGTGTGGAAGGCAAACCTCAGAGAAAAGCTAAACCTTGTGGAGGAGCTTGCCAAACTTAGCAAAGAGCTTATTGTTTCCAACTCTTGCCCCCTTTTCCATCTGCCTGTGAGCGTAGAGCCAGAGGATAGCCTGCAGGAGGGTCTAAAGGAAAGGCTTTCTTTCGCAAAGGAAAAGCTAAGAGAGCTCCACACCATAAAGAAGGCTCTGCAAGGAGACCAAGATGCGATAAGAGAAGTGGAACACTCAGAAAAGCTCTCTACGCAGGCTTTTGGTGTAAGAGAGGAAGTAAGAAGATGGGTCGCATCCCTTACCGCCTCGGACTTTGAGAGGGATGTGCCATATGCGGAAAGGATAAGGCTACAGCAAGACCTCTTGAAACTTCCTCTTCTTCCCACCACTACCATTGGCTCTTTCCCACAGACAGAGGAGGTGAGGAAAACAAGGACTGCATACACCTCTGGGAAAATAACAGAGGAGGAATACAAGGACTTTATAAGGAAACAGATAGAGCATGTGATAAGGGTTCAAGAGGAGATAGGGCTTGATGTTTTGGTGCATGGTGAGTTTGAAAGGACGGATATGGTGGAGTTCTTCGCTCAGAGGTTAGAAGGTATTGCGGTCACAAAGCACGGATGGGTGCTCTCTTACGGCTCAAGGGTTTATAGACCACCCATAATATATGGCGATGTTTACAGACCTGAGCCTATGACGGTAGAGGAGATTAGCTACGCACAGTCTCTCACGGAAAAGCCTGTAAAGGGTATGCTCACAGGTCCTGTAACCATACTAAACTGGAGCTTCTACAGAGAAGACATAAGCAAGAGAGAAATAGCCTATCAGATAGCTCTGGCACTGCTTGAGGAGGTCAAAGACCTTGAAAGGGCTGGCATAAAGATAATTCAGATAGACGAGCCTGCTTTTAGGGAAGGTGCACCTCTCAAGAGAAGGGACTGGGAGGAATACTTTGACTGGGCGGTAAAAGCCTTTAGGCTGTGTTCCAAGGCTCAACCACAAACTCAGATACACACCCACATGTGCTACAGCGAATTTAACGAGGTTTTGGATTATATATATCAGATGGACTTTGATGTAATCTCCATAGAGGCTTCACGGAGTAAGGGCGAGATAATTTCTGCCTTTGAAAACTTCAAGGGTTGGGACAGGCACATAGGCATAGGCGTTTATGACATACACTCTCCTGCCATTCCTACAAAGGAGCAGATGAGAGCTGTCTTGGAAAGGGCTATGAAGGTTCTGCCAGTGGAGATACTGTGGGTAAACCCCGACTGTGGTCTAAAGACCAGAAGATGGGAAGAGGTCATTCCATCCTTGAAGAACATGGTAGAGACCGCACAGGAGCTTAGAAAAGAGCTGGTTCAGGCATGAGTAGTAGGGATGGGATTCTTATAAACACCATAAGGTTTCTAAGTGTAGACCAAGTAGAAAGGGCAAAGTCGGGACATCCCGGCATGCCTCTTGGTGCAAGCCACATAGCTTATCTTATCTTTGACCGTTTTCTACGCTTTAATCCCCAAAACCCAAACTGGATAAACAGAGACAGGTTCGTTCTATCTGCGGGTCATGCCAGTGCCATGCTTTATTCTCTCTTGTTTGTGATGGGATATGACCTTACGCTGGAAGACCTAAAGGCTTTTAGACAACTCGGTAGTAAAACTCCAGGACATCCCGAGAACTTTCTCACTCCCGGCGTGGAGGCTACCACTGGACCACTTGGTCAAGGTATAGGCAATGCGGTAGGTATGGCACTTGCAGAAAAGTATCTTGCCTCTTACTTTAACAGAGAGGGCTTTCCTATAATAGACCACTATACCTTTGCACTGGTAAGCGACGGAGACCTTATGGAGGGTATATCCTGCGAAGTGGGAGAGCTTGCGGGACACTGGAAACTCCACAAGCTCATAGTAATCTGGGACAACAATAAGGTTTCCATAGATGGACCCACATCCCTTGCTTGGTCTGAGGATGTGTGCAAGAGGTTTTCCGCTTTTGGCTGGTATGTCCAGCACATAGAGGATGGCTACAACCTTGAGGAGCTTGAGAGGGCTATAAGGAATGCCCTTTCTCAAAAGGAGAAACCTTCCTTTATCTCAGTCAGAACGCATCTTGGCTATGGCTCTCCAAAGCAGGACGATGCCAGCGTGCACGGTGCACCCTTGGGAAGGGAAAAGGCACTTGAGACGAAGAGAAACCTCAAGTGGGTAGAAGAGGACTTTTATGTGCCAGAGGAAGCCTTAAGCTATAGAGAGGAGAAAATAAAAAGGGGCAAAGAGCTTGAGGAAGAGTGGAACAGGCTCTTTGATGCATACGCTAAGAGCTATCCAGAGCTGGCACAAGAACTCCTTAGGGCTTTCAAAAGGGACTGGGGAGAGGAATACAGAAAGCATATCCCAGTTTTCACAGAGGCTATGGCAACCCGTCAAGCAAGCGGTAAGGTTTTAAATTTCATAGCTCCCCATATACCGACCCTCTTTGGTGGCTCTGCGGACCTATCTGAGTCTAACAACACCTACTTGCATGGCATGGGAGACTTTTCTGCAGAAAACCCCACTGGAAGAAACCTGCACTTTGGCGTAAGAGAGCATGGAATGGGTGCCATACTTAATGGTATGGCATACCATGGTGGCATTCTGCCTTATGGTGGGACTTTTCTTATCTTTTCTGACTACATGAGACCCTCCATTAGGCTCGCCAGTATGTCCGGTTTGCAGGTAATTTATGTCTTTACCCATGATTCCATAGGGCTTGGAGAGGATGGTCCAACCCATCAACCCGTGGAACAGCTCTCTTCTCTGAGGCTCATTCCTAATCTTTGGGTTATAAGACCTGCGGATGCCAATGAGACTGCAGTAGCATGGGACATGGCAATCCAAAGAAAAGAGGGACCAACCGCACTCATACTCACAAGACAAAAGCTACCCCTAATAGACAGGTCTAAGTATCCACCAGCACAAAACATCACAAAAGGTGCTTACACACTCCTTGACTGTGAGGGTCTACCAGAGCTAATCTTAATAGCGAGTGGTTCAGAAGTCCACCCAACGCTAAGGGCTGGTGAAATGCTCTCTCAGGAAGGTCTAAAGGTAAGAGTGGTTAACATGGCGAGCTTTGAGGTCTTTGAAAGCCAAGAGGAAGAATACAAAAGGTCAATATTACCCCCGGAGGTAAGAAAAAGGGTGGCGGTAGAAGCTGGAAGAAGCCTATGCTGGCACAAGTATGTGGGACCTGAAGGTCTCGTCATAGGACTTGACACCTTTGGCAAGTCCGCACCGGGCGATGTGCTTATGGAACACTTTGGCTTTAGTCCAGAAAAGATAGTGAAAAGGATAAAGGAACACTTTAGCCTATGATAAGTCGCATTGAAAGAAAGCCTCTGGAAGATATCTTTTTGACACTATGATAGACACGCACTGCCACCTTGACCTTTTGAAGAAGGAAGACTTGGAGGAAACCCTCCAGGACAAGGGATTGGAGTATCTTATAACGGTAGGATACGATAAGAAAACCATAAAAAACGCCATAAGGCTCTCTGAGGAAAACCCTCATGTCTTTTGTGCGATAGGCTTTCATCCCCATGAGGCGGACAAGGTAAAGGAAGAAGACCTACTGTGGCTAAAGGAGACTGCACAAAAATATCCAAAGGTGAAAGCTCTCGGAGAGATGGGTCTGGATTTTTATAAGGACTACTCTGATAGAAAAAAACAAGAAGAGGTCTTTAGAAAACAGATAGCCATAGCCAAGGAGCTTGGACTTCCCATTGTGGTACACTCAAGGGAGGCAGAAAGGGAAACGGTAAGTATCTTGAGAGAAGAAAAGGCATACGAAGTGAGTGGCGTAATGCACTGTTTTACTGGCTCTTACGAATTTATGAAAGCCTGTCTTGACTTGGGCTTTTATATATCCTACTCTGGCATAATTACCTACCCCAACGCTCAAAACCTCAGAGAAGTGGTAAAGAGAACGCCTACCTACAGACTGCTTATTGAAACGGATGCACCCTTCTTGGCACCACAGCCTGTGCGGGGCAAACCCAACAAGCCATCCTACATACGCTACACCGCAGAGGCTATGTCACAACTTATCCCCAACAGCTCCTTTGAAGACATAGAGAGGATGACCTCAGAAAACGCCAAACTTCTCTTTAACCTCTCCACCAACGGTCATAAGGAGACCATAACCTATGTAATAAACAACAAGCTATATATAAACCTTACCAACAAGTGCAATCTCCATTGTGAGTTTTGTCAAAGGGAAAGGGAGAGAAACTTTATGGTAAAGGGCTATTGGGTTTGGGTATCCAGAGACCCCTCTGTGGAAGAGGTGATAAGGGAAATAGGAGACCCTACGAAATACGAAGAGATAGTCTTCTGTGGATACGGCGAGCCTACTTTGAGGTTTTCTGCTCTCAAGGAAATAGCCAAGTGGGTAAAGGAGAAAGGTGGTAAGGTGCGTGTAGATACCAACGGGCTCATGTTTACCTTCCTTCCAAAGGAAAAGCTAAGAGAATTAAAGGGTCTTGTGGATGTGTGGTCGGTGAGCCTTAACGCACAGGACAAGGAAACCTATAACAAAGTCTGCAGACCTGCACAAGGAGATGCCTTTGAAAAGGTTGTGGAGTTTATAAAAGAAGCTGTCAAGGAAGGCTTTGAAGTGGTTGCCACCGCCGTGGACTACGAGGGCGTGGATATGAAAAAAACCGAAGAGCTTGCAAGTTCTCTTGGGGCAAGGTTCCGAGGCAGGATTTACGAGTCCGTGGGTTAAGCAGGGCTTATAGATTCTATAAGCACATCTGATAAACTAAAACCACAAGAACCATGCTAAAATTAGGGAAAGGAGGGTCAGTATGATTGATGCGGATATTCTCCTGCTGGCTATAGTCAACATGGCAGAGGGTGTAAAAAACCTCATAGGAGACAAGGGGGCAAAGGCGGTTATGCGCGATGCGGGCAAGCAGGCAGGACCCAAACTCTTAGAGAGCCTAATAGGGCATTTCCCCGAGACACTGCCCAAAGAAGAAGCTCTCAGACGGGCATGCATAATCCTTGAGGATCTGGGCTTTTCCAAATCCATAAGGATGGAAGATGGAAAGGTTATAGCAGAAGAGGACATCTTTACCGACGCCATAGTGGGCGAAGACCTTATCAATTCGCCTGTGGTCTACTTCTTTGCTGGACTTATAGAAGGCTTTGTTTCCTTTATGAGCGACCAAAAGGTGGTTCTTGTTCCAGAGGAGGTCCAAAGGGGTAAAATAGTATACAGGTATGCATGATAAATATAGAAAACTTTACCCTTAACCACAAACTCTTTTTCCTTATAAACCACAATAGGCATCCCCTTCTTGATGTTTTCTACAGGCACTTTTACCTTCTTGGAAAGGGTTGGTTTGGGGCTTTTGTGGGGATTGTGCTTTTTGTCTTGCATGACCCCCGCTTTGTGAAATACCTTCTTGCCATGCTATTGCAGGCTCTTGTGGTAAAAGCTCTTAAGTATAGTATAAGGGCAAAAAGACCTTCTGCAGTTCTTGAAAAGGTCTACCTTCTTGAAAGGCTTAGGCTAAAGTCCTTCCCTTCTGGAGACTCCGCCATGTCTATGACTATAGCCTTGTGTCTCTTAAAAGGTTCTCCTCACCTTCTTAAGCCTGTGTTGTTAGCCTATCCTATACTTATAGGCTATGGTAGGGTCTATATGGGTGCTCATTTTCCCTTGGATGTGGTTGTTGGCTGGGCTATAGGTGTGGTATGTTTCCTTTTAGTCTGCGTTGGGTTTTAACCCTTTCTCTTTTCTTTTTCCTCTTTGGCAGTTGGGTCTTGTCCTTTACCTCCCTTGACGAAGGCAGGAACGTGGACTCAGTCCAAAATATGCTTAGGAGCAAAGACTTTGTCTCTCCAGTTTATAACTGTGAGTGGAGGTTTGAAAAACCACCCATGCTCTACTGGCTCATATCCCTTGGCTCCTACCTTTTTGGACTTAATGAGTTTTCCGCAAGGCTTATCTCTGGACTTTCCGCAGTGGGTTTAGTCTTGCTTACCTACCTTATAGCCGGGGATTTTTTCTCGAAGGACATAGCCATAAAGTCCGCATTTGTCCTTATTACCTTTCCTCACCTTTGGCTTGAGTCGAGGGCTGTTGTTCCAGAGATGCTAAACACCTTCTTTGCCCTACTTGGTCTTTATGCTTTTTTGAAGGAGAGGTTTACCCTTGGCTGGCTTGCCTTGGCTTTTGCCTTTCTTACAAAGGGTCCTGTGGGTGTGGTGCTTTCTGTGGGTGCGTATCTTCTCTGGAAGAGAAGGCTTGACTTTATAAAACCCACTGGTCTTTTGCTTTTTATTCTTGTAGGCTTTTCGTGGTATGCCCTTATGCTTTTTCAACATGGCTACGAATACTTTTATAGGTTCTTTATCTACGAAAACCTAATGCGATATACAGGACAAAGGTCTACACATCCTGCACCCTTTTATTACTACCTTCTTGTCCTTTTGGTGGCTACCCTCTGGTATGTGCCTTTGTATCCAAAGCTAATAAGGCATTTCAAAAGAGAATGGCTCCCTCTCTTACTCTGGGCTTTCCTCGTTATCCTTTTCTTTAGCCTTGCAAAAAACAAACTACATCACTATATACTCTTTTCCTACCCATCCATAGCCATAATGCTGTCTTATTTGGTAAGTGAGCGGTATCTAAAGGTGGTTCTGGGACTTTCCACTGTCTCAATACTCTTGCTTACCCTTGGCTTGCATCTTTATGAAAAGGAAAGGTTTACACCCAAAGCCTACCCTGTAGTAAAAGCCTATAAGGGAGATGTTTACTTCTATAGGGCGGAAGATTCTGCCCTTGTTTTCTACTCTGGCAGGTGCATAAAAAAACTTGAAGACCCCAATAGGGCAGAGGGGCTTGTCATAACAAAGGAGAAATACCTTAAGGAATTTAGTGAATGCTTACTCCTTCAGAAGGGTAGGGAGTTTGACGGCGTATATGTATTGTTAGACTGCACTTTTGGTCTAAAATAAACTACTATGGAGAAGAAATACGGAGAGAAAGCCATAGAAGAGGCTCAGCTTGAGCCTTGGGAAAACCCCACACCAGAGAGAAACTATATGATAGAGATAACCTTTCCTGAGTTTTCTTGTCTTTGTCCTCGCTCTGGGTATCCAGACTATGCCACCATAAGGATAAGGTATATTCCAGATAAATACATTGTGGAGCTTAGGTCCCTAAAGCTCTGGCTTAACAAGTTTAGAAACCGCTACATATCGCACGAGCAGGCTACTAACGAGATATACACTGCCCTGTATGAGACGCTAAAACCTAGATTTCTTGAGGTGATTGGTGACTTCAATCCGAGGGGTAATGTGCATACGGTTATAAAGGTCAGGAGCGATGAGAATTACGGATAAGCTCCTTCAACCTTTTGAGGGTCCTGTAGCCCTCTTTTATCTCATCGGGGTAGACTCTGTAAGGAGAGTATTTGTGCCTTTGGTATATGGAAAGAATAAACTTTACATGGTTATATAGCTCTGTGTTCCTGCAGGCGGATATGATCTCTTCTGGTAGAGCCTTGCTGTGGACAAGCCCTTCCCTGTGGAGAAGCTCTCTTGTTTTCACATAGAGGTTCTCTGGCGTTTTTCTCAAACCTTTAAAAAGGTAAAAGCATAGGTATAGTGCCAGAGCAACAAGGAGAAGCTGAAGGACTTGAAGGAACCTCCTTCTGAGGTTTTCTGGGCTAAGTTCTGCCCTTACCCCTTCTCCTATGCTTCTAAAGAGCTTGAGCTGTTTTTCCGAGGAATAGCCCACAATGTTGGAATACCAGAAGCTCACGATGGAG from Hydrogenobacter sp. T-8 includes these protein-coding regions:
- the tkt gene encoding transketolase, translated to MSSRDGILINTIRFLSVDQVERAKSGHPGMPLGASHIAYLIFDRFLRFNPQNPNWINRDRFVLSAGHASAMLYSLLFVMGYDLTLEDLKAFRQLGSKTPGHPENFLTPGVEATTGPLGQGIGNAVGMALAEKYLASYFNREGFPIIDHYTFALVSDGDLMEGISCEVGELAGHWKLHKLIVIWDNNKVSIDGPTSLAWSEDVCKRFSAFGWYVQHIEDGYNLEELERAIRNALSQKEKPSFISVRTHLGYGSPKQDDASVHGAPLGREKALETKRNLKWVEEDFYVPEEALSYREEKIKRGKELEEEWNRLFDAYAKSYPELAQELLRAFKRDWGEEYRKHIPVFTEAMATRQASGKVLNFIAPHIPTLFGGSADLSESNNTYLHGMGDFSAENPTGRNLHFGVREHGMGAILNGMAYHGGILPYGGTFLIFSDYMRPSIRLASMSGLQVIYVFTHDSIGLGEDGPTHQPVEQLSSLRLIPNLWVIRPADANETAVAWDMAIQRKEGPTALILTRQKLPLIDRSKYPPAQNITKGAYTLLDCEGLPELILIASGSEVHPTLRAGEMLSQEGLKVRVVNMASFEVFESQEEEYKRSILPPEVRKRVAVEAGRSLCWHKYVGPEGLVIGLDTFGKSAPGDVLMEHFGFSPEKIVKRIKEHFSL
- a CDS encoding YchF/TatD family DNA exonuclease — protein: MIDTHCHLDLLKKEDLEETLQDKGLEYLITVGYDKKTIKNAIRLSEENPHVFCAIGFHPHEADKVKEEDLLWLKETAQKYPKVKALGEMGLDFYKDYSDRKKQEEVFRKQIAIAKELGLPIVVHSREAERETVSILREEKAYEVSGVMHCFTGSYEFMKACLDLGFYISYSGIITYPNAQNLREVVKRTPTYRLLIETDAPFLAPQPVRGKPNKPSYIRYTAEAMSQLIPNSSFEDIERMTSENAKLLFNLSTNGHKETITYVINNKLYINLTNKCNLHCEFCQRERERNFMVKGYWVWVSRDPSVEEVIREIGDPTKYEEIVFCGYGEPTLRFSALKEIAKWVKEKGGKVRVDTNGLMFTFLPKEKLRELKGLVDVWSVSLNAQDKETYNKVCRPAQGDAFEKVVEFIKEAVKEGFEVVATAVDYEGVDMKKTEELASSLGARFRGRIYESVG
- a CDS encoding phosphatase PAP2 family protein, which codes for MINIENFTLNHKLFFLINHNRHPLLDVFYRHFYLLGKGWFGAFVGIVLFVLHDPRFVKYLLAMLLQALVVKALKYSIRAKRPSAVLEKVYLLERLRLKSFPSGDSAMSMTIALCLLKGSPHLLKPVLLAYPILIGYGRVYMGAHFPLDVVVGWAIGVVCFLLVCVGF
- a CDS encoding ArnT family glycosyltransferase, giving the protein MFPFSLRWVLTLSLFFFLFGSWVLSFTSLDEGRNVDSVQNMLRSKDFVSPVYNCEWRFEKPPMLYWLISLGSYLFGLNEFSARLISGLSAVGLVLLTYLIAGDFFSKDIAIKSAFVLITFPHLWLESRAVVPEMLNTFFALLGLYAFLKERFTLGWLALAFAFLTKGPVGVVLSVGAYLLWKRRLDFIKPTGLLLFILVGFSWYALMLFQHGYEYFYRFFIYENLMRYTGQRSTHPAPFYYYLLVLLVATLWYVPLYPKLIRHFKREWLPLLLWAFLVILFFSLAKNKLHHYILFSYPSIAIMLSYLVSERYLKVVLGLSTVSILLLTLGLHLYEKERFTPKAYPVVKAYKGDVYFYRAEDSALVFYSGRCIKKLEDPNRAEGLVITKEKYLKEFSECLLLQKGREFDGVYVLLDCTFGLK
- the queF gene encoding preQ(1) synthase, whose product is MEKKYGEKAIEEAQLEPWENPTPERNYMIEITFPEFSCLCPRSGYPDYATIRIRYIPDKYIVELRSLKLWLNKFRNRYISHEQATNEIYTALYETLKPRFLEVIGDFNPRGNVHTVIKVRSDENYG